The following is a genomic window from Nitrososphaerota archaeon.
ACGCGCAGGGGTTTCACATACGGCTTCAACGAGCTGGAGCTCCCAGCCGACGCGAAGAAGGGGATCACTGACGCTCTGGACGAAGCGTACGCCAGCGTCGCCGACCTGCAGAAGAAGTACAAGACAGGCAGCCTCCAGCTCACCAGGGGGCTCTCGGCAGAGGACACCCTCGAAGCATACATAGTCAACGAGCTCGCAAAGGCGAGGGACAGGGCGGGGAGGATTGCCGACAGGTCCTTCCCGGCTGAGAACTCCGGGATGATCATGGCAAGGACGGGGGCGAGGGGGTCTAGCCTGAACGTAGGGCAGATGACCGCAGCCCTGGGCCAGCAGTCGGTCAGAGGGAAGAGGATCACCCACGGCATGAAGGGGAGGGCCCTCAGCCACTTCTCCTGGGACGACCCCGCCCCCGAGGCCAAGGGGTTCGTGAGGAGCAACTACAGGGACGGCCTGTCCCCGACCGAGTTCTTCTTCCACGCAATGGGAGGCCGCGAAGGGCTGGTCGACACGGCCGTCAGGACCCAGCAGAGCGGGTACATGCAGAGAAGGCTGGTGAACGCCCTTGAGCACCTCAAGGTAGAGTACGACCTCACAGTCAGGGACCCCCACGGCCACATCATCCAGTTCCTCTACGGGGAGGACGGGGTCGACCCGGCGAAGAGCGACCACGGCCGCCCCATCAACCTGGACAGGCTGGTGGAGACCGAGGAGCTTTCGCACAAGTCGAAGGCGACTGCCGACGATGCCGAGATCGAGAAGCTCCTGAAGAAGTACCAGGGCTCCCTCAACGACAGGCTCGTCAAGGAGCTCAGGGAGAAGCTTGGCGCCTCACACCTCACCGAGGAGGGGCTGAAGGAGACCATGGAGAAGGTGGATGAAGCCATGGACTACTCAAGGGTCGAACCTGGAGAGGCCTCGGGGATAGTCGCGGCGCAGTCCATAGGCGAGCCTGGCACGCAGATGACCCTCAGGACATTCCACTTCGCAGGGGTCAGGGAGAGGGACGTGACGCTCGGGCTGCCGCGCCTCATGGAGCTGGTGGACGCGAGGAAGATCCCTGCCACGCCTTCCATGGACATCTATCTCACCAAGGAGTACGCCGCGGTGAACGAGAAGGCGGTCAAGGTGGCGAAGGAGATACTTTTCACCAAGGTCGGGAACGTGGTGGTCTTCAGCGAGGTGGACCCGACAGAGGGGATCAAGCTCCATCTCGGCCCGGACCTCATGGCCGACAGGGACACCAACCCTGAGGAAATCGCCAAGGTGATCGAGACCGGCAAGCGGAAGGTCCAGCAGGACAAGAGGAACGCCAACGTCATCCACGTCAGCATGCCCGACTCCGACCTCTCGGCACTCTTCACACTGAGGAACAAGATACTCAACATGAAGCTGAAGGGGATCCCCGGGATCACGCGCGTCACGGTCGTGAAGGAGGGGGAGGAATGGTTCATCCAGACCGCCGGGTCCAATCTGGGGAAGGTGGTGCAGGTGCAGGGGGTCGACCCGACAAGGGTCTACACGAACAACGTCCACGAGGTGGCCCAGGTGTTGGGCATCGAGGCCGCCAGGGCCACGCTGGTCAGGGAGCTGATGAGCACCCTTGACGAGCAGGGACTTGAAGTGGACGTCCGTCACATCTTCCTGGTGGCAGACCTCATGACGTCGAAGGGCTACATCCAACAGATCGGCAGGCACGGCATCGCAGGGACGAAGAGCAGCGTCTTGGCTAGGGCCGCGTTCGAGATCACCGTTCCCACACTCGCCGAAGCCGCGGTGAAGGGGGAGGTCGAGGACCTGAAAGGGGTCACGGAGAACGTCATCGTGGGGCTCCCGATACCTGTCGGGACCGGCATGATCGATCTCTACATGAGCTGATGTCCTTGGCAGACACAGCCCAGCTCCAGAAAGTTCTGAAGGACGCCCTGAAGGGGGGGAAGTCAGCGGTCGGGGCCAAGGAGAGCATCGCGGGAGTCAAGGGGAGCAAGGGGGTCCTGATCACAAGGTCCATCCCGTCAGCCCTCGGCTCGAAGCTCAGGGACGAAGCGAACAAGTACAACGTCCCTGTGGTCGAGCTCCAGCAGTCGTCAGCAGAACTCGCCCGCCTGGTCGGGAAACCGTACAAGGTCTCGGCCATGGCACTGAGGAACGTCAGCGACTCAGACGTCAGACTGCTTATGCGGTGACTGTGCGGGTGCCAGAGATCAAACTTTCGTCTGATGAACTGTCCCTGATGTCCATGTTCCAGGGGATGACTGGGGCCACGGCGAGGGACTGCCTGGTCGACGAGAAGAGGGACAGGGTGATCTTCGTCGTCGCCCAGGGACAGATGGGGCTCGCAATCGGCAAGGAGGGAGCCTCGGTGAAGAAGATCGAGAGGGCGGTCAGGAGGCCCGTCGAGGTGGTTGAATGGGCCGACGACGTCGAGGGGCTCGTCAGGAACACCCTCGGGACGAAGTTCGTCCAGGAGGTCAGGGTCAGCGACAGACTAGACGGGACTAAGGGGGTGGTCGTGGTGGTGGATTCCAGGAAGAAGGGGGCTGTCCTGGGGCTGGGAGGGAAGAACGCCGAGAAGGTGAGGCTCTTGGCGAAGCGGTACTTCGACGTGAGCAACCTACAGATAACGTCAGAGCTTTGAAGCGGTTATATACGGTGGAAAAGGGCGGCGTCTGAGAATGGCTTCACCACGGGGGGAGTTCGCCGGCCGCCAGATGCTCCAGAAGAGGCAGAAGCTGCGCTGGTCGAACAAGTGGTACAAGAGGCGGAAGCTCGGCCTAGACTACAAGGCCGACCCCTTGGAGGGGGCGCCCCAGGCCCGAGGGATCGTCCTCGAGAAGGTGGGGGTGGAGTCGAAGCAGCCGAACTCAGCCATCAGAAAATGCATCCGCGCTCAGCTGGTCAAGAACGGCAAGCAGATCACCGCGTTCCTCCCCGGCGACGGAGCGCTGAACTTCGTGGATGAGCACGACGAAGTGCTGCTGCAGGGAATCGGTGGGTCGATGAAGCGCGCCATGGGAGACATCCCAGGCGTCCGCTGGACGGTCTTCAAGGTGAACGGGGTGTCACTGAACGAGCTTGTCTACGGCCGCAAGGAGAAACCGCGGAGATAGCGTTTGAGCAGGCAATCTCTCGAGTACCCCAACCTCCTCCTCTGGGAGAGGTGGGACCTTACCGGGGTGAAGGTGACAGACCCGGGGCTACAGACGGTCATAGCAGTGAAGCCGACTCTCATCCCGCACTCGGGAGGGAGGCACGAGCACAAGAGGCTCGGGAAGACCAAGATCAGCATAGTAGAGAGGCTCGTGAACTCTCTGATGCACTCAGGGAAGAAGTACGCCAAGAACACGGGGAGGATGGGTGGGAAGAAGCAGAAGGCTATGAACATAGTCAAGACCTCATTCGCGATAATCGAGCTGAGGACCGGGCAGAATCCCGTCCAGCAGCTGGTGAAAGCCATCGAGAACTCTTCCCCCAACGAAGACACCACGAGGCTGAGCTACGGTGGTGTGGTCTACCACCAGTCCGTGGACATCTCTCCGGTGAGGAGGGTGGACCTCGCGCTCCGCTTCATCTCAGAAGGGGTCAGGGAGGCTGCCTTCAACTCCCCCAAGACGGTGGAGGAGGTCCTAGCCGAAGAAGTGATACTGGCTGCGTCCGGGGACGCGAACAGCTACGCGGTGAAAAAGAAGAACGAGCAGGAACGCGTGGCTATGGCCTCCAGATAGGGCCGTCCTTCTCGTCTTCCTTCCTCAGCGCCTTCCCTCTCAGCGCGTTCTCCATCTCCGGGGGCTCGGAGATCATGGCCTCTGGTCTTGCCAGGAACGTCCTAGTCAGCTGCAGAATCTGTGGCGCCCTGAACTTCTGAAGCCTGTGGGACATCCGAAAGTCGTATCGTGGGTCCTTGGCGACGGGTGACAGGACCTCGAGCCGCGACGTGCCGATGGCGTCCCTCAGCAGGTACCCCGCCTTCAGCTGGGTGACCATGTCGTCTTCCGCGAATATCACGAGGGTCGGCTTCCTCAGCTTCTGGAGCCGGGGGATCTGCTCTTCGTCGTAGGAGCTGGCGACCAGGACGAGGGACTCGACGCTTTCGGGCCACTCGAGGGCTAGCTCGAGCGCGACCTGGCCCCCCCACCCTCCGCCTATGACGGCTGACCTGGCTATCCCGAGCTTGTCGAGCAGGTCCCGCAGCATCTGCGCCTGCGCCCTGTGGTCTGGGGTCTCCTCAGGCCCCGTCGACTTCCCGAACCCCAGGAGGTCGGGGGCTATCACCTTCCGCGAGTCAGCGAGCGCGAGGAGAGGCTCCCACACGCGCCAGCTTTCGTTCGGCTCGCTCCCGTGGAGGAGGACGACAGGGTCTCCGCTCCCCGCTGAAGCGTAGTTTACGGTGTATTCCCCGACTGGGACCTTCTTCTCAGCCGCTTCCAACTTTGACACGCCCGGGCCGCGTCTCTTTTCAACCCTTCCTATTTCGCTACTTTACGAACGAGGCCCTGAACGCGTCCCTGTTCGCCTCCAGGACCCGTTCCCTGGTGAGGACGCCGTTCCTCAGAGGGAATTGTCGCCAGGTCCATGAACCTCCAGCAGTCCTTCGTCGGGAGCTTGGTCCCCTGGGCGTGGCGATCTCCCACATGACCGAGGGGTCTATTGACCCTCCCAGGTGGACGTGCAGCTCCGCGAGCTCCGTCGAAGGGCCGACGCTCTCCGTCGCGGTCACTGGGGCTCGATGGTAGCCGGGGGCTTCGAAGAGATGGCGTAGGCGACGGCTACCACTCCCGCCACTTCGTTGGTGATCCTGCTCGAAATCCGCTCCAGGACCGGAGCGCTCAGCCTGCTCCAATCCGCGGTCATGGCGTCGACCGACTCGACGACCTTCACGGTCACCTGACGCCCCGTCGTCCTCTCGTCCCCCAGGACCCCAGTCACCAGGTCGTCGCCGACATAGGCGAATGCCTGCCAGACCTCGCCCTGGATCCCCTCCTCTTTGAGGACCTCTTCCACTATGGCACCTGCTTCCCTGCATATCCTGAGCTTCTCGGGGGTGATCTCCCCGATCACCCTCACGGCGAGGCCGGGCCCCGGGAAGGGGTGAGCCTCGACCATGGCCTTCGGGAGCCCAAGGATTGCTCCCAGCTCTCTCACTTCGTCCTTGTACAGCTCTTTCAGAGGCTCGACCAGCTTCATCGAGAGGCCTGCCGGAAGCCCCCCGACGTTGTGGTGCGTCTTGATCACAGAGGCAGGGCCCGATGACCTCCCGCTTTCGATCACGTCAGGGTAGAGGGTCCCCTGGGCAAGATACGAGAACGGGCCGCTGTCTCGCGCAAACTCCTCGAAAACGTCAGCAAACGCCTTCCCGACGATCTTCCTCTTCCGCTCGGGGTCGGGCTCCCCGGCGAGCGCCCCGAGGAACCTCTCCGAGGCGTCCACAAACGCGACGCGCACCCCGAGCTTCTCTCCGAGGTGCTTCCTGACGCGGTCCCCCTCCCCCTTCCTGAGGAGCCCCGTGTCTATGAAGACGCACTGGAGCCTGTCCCCTATCGCCCTCGCTAGGAGCCCCGCCGTCACGGAAGAGTCCACCCCGCCCGAGACCGCACAAAGGACCCTCCCCTCGAGCTTTGAGTGCTCCTCCACCGACTTCTCCAGGAACCCCTCCATGCTCCACGTCTTGCGGGCCCGGGAGATCCCGAGGACGAAGTTCGAGAGGACGTCCTGGCCCCTCTCGGTATGAGACACCTCTGGGTGGAACTGAACCCCGTACTGGGGGGCCCCGGACAGCCTCACCGCCGCGTAAGGGGATCCGTCTGTGGTAGCCAGCACCCGCATGGTCGGGGGTATCTTCGTGGCCGAGTCGGAGTGGCTCATCCAGCAGGCCAGGTCTTTCGAGACCAGCCCGTCGAAGAGGCCTCCCCCTTCGACGACCTTCACGCGCGACCGTCCGTACTCCCTCCGACCGGCCTTCCTGACCTCCCCTCCGTGGGCCTTCACCATGAGCTGGTATCCGTAGCAGATACCAAGGATCGGGATCCTCCCATCGAACAGTCCCGGCGCCGCCTCCGGCGCCCCGTCGGAATAGACGCTGGCCGGCCCCCCAGAAAGGACCACACCCGCCACGCCTACCTTCGACAGCTCTTCCAAGGGGGTGTCGTGCGGGAGGAGGGCGGCGTAGACCCCCAGCGCCCTGACCCTCCTGCAGATCAGGTGAGCGTACTGGCCTCCGAAGTCCAGGACCGCTATCCCGCCCTCCAGCCCCTGTGCGGTCATTTCTTCACCTCGAGCGAATGCGCTCCGAGCTCGGCCGAGCCGGCGGCGCTCACGGAGCCGAACGACGCCTTTGTCCACATCTCCCCGACGGTCCTGGCCCCGGCGTATCCGAAGGCCGCCTTCAGCCCGTTCTCCATCGTGGCGACGACCCCCTCGGCAGGACCTACGTAGGGGACGAACGCCTCCACCCCTTCGTCAAGGCCCTTGGCTGGTACCGAGTACCTGTCCATGGCGAAGCGGACCTTC
Proteins encoded in this region:
- a CDS encoding ribosomal L7Ae/L30e/S12e/Gadd45 family protein; translation: MADTAQLQKVLKDALKGGKSAVGAKESIAGVKGSKGVLITRSIPSALGSKLRDEANKYNVPVVELQQSSAELARLVGKPYKVSAMALRNVSDSDVRLLMR
- a CDS encoding NusA-like transcription termination signal-binding factor, which translates into the protein MPEIKLSSDELSLMSMFQGMTGATARDCLVDEKRDRVIFVVAQGQMGLAIGKEGASVKKIERAVRRPVEVVEWADDVEGLVRNTLGTKFVQEVRVSDRLDGTKGVVVVVDSRKKGAVLGLGGKNAEKVRLLAKRYFDVSNLQITSEL
- a CDS encoding 30S ribosomal protein S12, with the protein product MASPRGEFAGRQMLQKRQKLRWSNKWYKRRKLGLDYKADPLEGAPQARGIVLEKVGVESKQPNSAIRKCIRAQLVKNGKQITAFLPGDGALNFVDEHDEVLLQGIGGSMKRAMGDIPGVRWTVFKVNGVSLNELVYGRKEKPRR
- a CDS encoding 30S ribosomal protein S7, which codes for MSRQSLEYPNLLLWERWDLTGVKVTDPGLQTVIAVKPTLIPHSGGRHEHKRLGKTKISIVERLVNSLMHSGKKYAKNTGRMGGKKQKAMNIVKTSFAIIELRTGQNPVQQLVKAIENSSPNEDTTRLSYGGVVYHQSVDISPVRRVDLALRFISEGVREAAFNSPKTVEEVLAEEVILAASGDANSYAVKKKNEQERVAMASR
- a CDS encoding alpha/beta hydrolase; its protein translation is MEAAEKKVPVGEYTVNYASAGSGDPVVLLHGSEPNESWRVWEPLLALADSRKVIAPDLLGFGKSTGPEETPDHRAQAQMLRDLLDKLGIARSAVIGGGWGGQVALELALEWPESVESLVLVASSYDEEQIPRLQKLRKPTLVIFAEDDMVTQLKAGYLLRDAIGTSRLEVLSPVAKDPRYDFRMSHRLQKFRAPQILQLTRTFLARPEAMISEPPEMENALRGKALRKEDEKDGPIWRP
- the guaA gene encoding glutamine-hydrolyzing GMP synthase produces the protein MTAQGLEGGIAVLDFGGQYAHLICRRVRALGVYAALLPHDTPLEELSKVGVAGVVLSGGPASVYSDGAPEAAPGLFDGRIPILGICYGYQLMVKAHGGEVRKAGRREYGRSRVKVVEGGGLFDGLVSKDLACWMSHSDSATKIPPTMRVLATTDGSPYAAVRLSGAPQYGVQFHPEVSHTERGQDVLSNFVLGISRARKTWSMEGFLEKSVEEHSKLEGRVLCAVSGGVDSSVTAGLLARAIGDRLQCVFIDTGLLRKGEGDRVRKHLGEKLGVRVAFVDASERFLGALAGEPDPERKRKIVGKAFADVFEEFARDSGPFSYLAQGTLYPDVIESGRSSGPASVIKTHHNVGGLPAGLSMKLVEPLKELYKDEVRELGAILGLPKAMVEAHPFPGPGLAVRVIGEITPEKLRICREAGAIVEEVLKEEGIQGEVWQAFAYVGDDLVTGVLGDERTTGRQVTVKVVESVDAMTADWSRLSAPVLERISSRITNEVAGVVAVAYAISSKPPATIEPQ